The nucleotide sequence tcggaAGAGAGCTTCCCGAGAACCTTGGCGATCCTCGCGCACCCCTCCTTCAGCGTGTCCATGTCGCCTACGTAGCTCAACCGAATCTTTCCTTCGCCGTTAGCGCCAAAGTCCGTCCCCGGAAGCACCGCCACGCCCCCCTCGTTCAGGAGCAAGTTGGCGATCTGCTTGCTGGTCATCCCGAACGAGGACACATCCGGGAAGGCGTAAAAGGCCCCCGCCGGGATTGGGcactcgacgccgtcgatcgcgttCAACGCGCTCACCACGAAGTCCCGTCGCTTTTTGTACTCGGCCACCATCTCGTCCACCTGGTCCTGCGGtccctccagcgccgccaccccGGCCTCTTGCGTGAACGTCGCCACGCATCCGTAGCTGTgcacggcgaggagctcggtcctcgcggcgagcgcctcgggcaTCACCGCCCACCCGAGCCTCCACCCCGTCATGCAGTACGTCTTGCTGAACCCGTCGACGAGCACGGTGCGCTCCTTCATGTCGGGGAGCGAGTATGCCGACGTGGCACCCTCCGATTGGTCGTAGGTCAGCCTGGAGTAGATCTCGTCGCTGAGCacccacgcgtccgcgctcgtcgcaatcgccgccacctcctcgacgtcctcccgcgGCATCACCCCGCCCGTCGGGTTCGCCGGGGAGTTCAGCACGATGAGCTTCGTCCTGTCGGACACCTTCGATCGGAACGCGGCCATGTCGAaggacgcgccgtcgggtcGGAGCGGCACCGGGACTGgcgtggcgcccgcgacttCGATCATGGCTCGGTACGTGGGAAAACCCGGGTCGGGGTACATCACCTCGTCCCCGGGCTGCACCAGCGCGAGGGTGGGGAAGAAGAGGCCGGGCTTggcgccgggtccgacgACAACCTGCGCCGGGGAGGTGGccacgccgcgcgttcgcgtgacgtactcggcgatggcgcgcttGAGGTTCGGGATGCCGGACGGGTTGGAGTACTTGGTCTTGCCGCCGGTGATGGCctccacgccggcgtcgacgacgtgcgccggggacgggaaCCCGGGCTGGCCGATCTCCAGGTGGACGATGTCCTTGCCC is from Micromonas commoda chromosome 12, complete sequence and encodes:
- a CDS encoding Aspartate/tyrosine/aromatic aminotransferase (contains conserved domain COG0436 Aspartate/tyrosine/aromatic aminotransferase [Amino acid transport and metabolism]) → MTASAIAIPARILLSRRPRVSRAPVGRGGASRVVSVRAAAGNRLRGKKEYVPTDRVASLQNEGAYAVLAAANALEAKGKDIVHLEIGQPGFPSPAHVVDAGVEAITGGKTKYSNPSGIPNLKRAIAEYVTRTRGVATSPAQVVVGPGAKPGLFFPTLALVQPGDEVMYPDPGFPTYRAMIEVAGATPVPVPLRPDGASFDMAAFRSKVSDRTKLIVLNSPANPTGGVMPREDVEEVAAIATSADAWVLSDEIYSRLTYDQSEGATSAYSLPDMKERTVLVDGFSKTYCMTGWRLGWAVMPEALAARTELLAVHSYGCVATFTQEAGVAALEGPQDQVDEMVAEYKKRRDFVVSALNAIDGVECPIPAGAFYAFPDVSSFGMTSKQIANLLLNEGGVAVLPGTDFGANGEGKIRLSYVGDMDTLKEGCARIAKVLGKLSSEKKDDDSSKEKKSNDNSSYIITPDSSKGNVGNAMPVIGGGGGGLGANMTWEELDEKVNTYPMDRKFQAIGEGGQSFIDEVVALIEKALGRSVPSGNVTTRPSKKGKYVAVNVTVRLENGNEVLEVYGALKSCERVKWFL